One stretch of Leadbetterella byssophila DSM 17132 DNA includes these proteins:
- a CDS encoding acetolactate decarboxylase has protein sequence MNFRILIAICFSVFSAKAQVHVIGQMRDVMWKGELEGKIHLDTIHNRTNLYGLGPEDYLRGEIMIIDGKAYRSRVSSGEDMVVEETFDLKAPFFGYGWVQKWNSKVLPKKV, from the coding sequence ATGAACTTTAGGATTCTTATAGCCATTTGTTTTTCAGTTTTTAGTGCCAAAGCTCAGGTTCACGTTATTGGACAGATGCGAGACGTCATGTGGAAGGGCGAATTGGAAGGGAAGATTCATTTAGACACTATTCACAACAGGACTAATCTATACGGTCTAGGACCGGAAGACTATTTGCGAGGTGAGATAATGATTATAGATGGAAAGGCCTATCGTTCTAGAGTAAGCTCCGGAGAAGATATGGTGGTGGAGGAAACATTTGATTTGAAGGCTCCTTTCTTCGGCTATGGATGGGTGCAGAAGTGGAATTCAAAGGTTTTACCAAAGAAAGT
- a CDS encoding acyl-CoA thioesterase, giving the protein MYSHLSTYRVRYADVDQMGYMYYGNYSRLYEIGRVEALRALGVSYKEMEESGVWMPVYENHSKYIKPAVYDDLLQIDCRLETLPNTRIIFTSEIKNEAGVLIHVGKTTLVFLNGETKRVMPCPDMIIEKLLPYFAC; this is encoded by the coding sequence ATGTACAGTCACCTATCTACCTATAGAGTAAGATATGCGGATGTGGACCAGATGGGCTACATGTATTATGGTAATTATTCCAGATTATACGAAATTGGGAGGGTTGAGGCCTTAAGAGCCTTAGGAGTAAGTTATAAAGAGATGGAAGAGAGCGGTGTTTGGATGCCGGTGTATGAAAACCATTCCAAATACATCAAACCTGCAGTCTATGATGATTTATTACAAATAGATTGCAGATTAGAAACCCTTCCAAATACTCGTATTATATTTACATCAGAAATAAAAAACGAAGCAGGAGTATTGATTCATGTGGGTAAAACCACCTTGGTCTTCTTAAATGGCGAGACGAAAAGAGTGATGCCATGTCCGGACATGATTATAGAAAAACTACTCCCCTACTTTGCATGCTGA
- a CDS encoding ABC transporter ATP-binding protein codes for MKELAHLNKYLYKYRGLLLLGVLFTVLSNLFGVIPAQIVRHALELVEMNVDHYFLFRDSSFQTVTYKTLTFGITVLGGLIILMAIIKGVFLFAVRQTIIVMSRHIEYDLKNEIYGHYQTLPLAFFKQNSTGDLMARISEDVSKVRMYLGPAIMYLLNMFVLVGIVVSYMFSVNVRLTWFVLIPLPLLSLSIFIVSSIINRRSERIQKSLANLSTNAQETYSGIRVIKSFAAEDKFYDQFEKESLKYQYESLKLARVDSLFHPIMIFLIGMSTIICVYVGGQEVMAGKISLGVIAEFVMYVYMLTWPMTALGWTSGQIQRAAASQKRINEFLRLNNDIISTENLKVDIQGGIRFEHVSFVYPDTGIKALDNVSFEILPGESVAIIGTTASGKSTLANLILRLFDIQEGQIYIDGIELKKLDLSYYRSQLGYVTQEVFLFSDTITNNVKFGKEDATDEEVVKATQEAEVYHNIMGFPEGFNTKVGERGITLSGGQKQRISIARALIRKPQVLLLDDSLSAVDTVTENRILHHLKGIGKTTILISHRISNARLADKIILMDEGKVIDVGTHEELLSKGGLYAELHESQSSESLTLDS; via the coding sequence ATGAAAGAATTAGCCCATCTGAATAAATACTTATATAAGTATAGGGGACTTTTATTATTAGGAGTCCTTTTTACTGTTTTATCTAACCTGTTTGGGGTAATTCCTGCGCAGATCGTTAGACATGCCTTAGAATTAGTGGAAATGAATGTAGACCACTATTTCTTATTTAGAGATTCCTCTTTCCAAACTGTAACCTATAAGACCTTGACTTTCGGAATCACGGTTTTAGGTGGTTTGATCATTTTAATGGCCATCATTAAGGGAGTATTTCTCTTTGCGGTTCGTCAAACCATTATCGTGATGTCCAGACATATTGAATATGATCTTAAGAATGAGATCTATGGTCATTATCAAACCTTGCCTTTGGCATTCTTTAAACAGAATTCTACTGGGGATTTGATGGCTAGAATTTCTGAAGACGTTTCAAAGGTGAGGATGTATCTGGGACCAGCTATCATGTATCTCCTGAATATGTTTGTGTTAGTAGGGATAGTGGTGAGTTATATGTTTTCTGTGAATGTCCGACTAACCTGGTTCGTTCTTATCCCCCTTCCTCTATTGTCATTAAGTATTTTTATAGTAAGTTCTATTATCAATAGACGTTCAGAGCGGATTCAGAAGAGTTTAGCTAACCTATCCACAAATGCTCAGGAGACATATTCAGGCATTCGTGTGATCAAATCCTTTGCGGCGGAGGACAAGTTCTATGACCAATTTGAGAAGGAAAGTTTGAAGTATCAATACGAATCTCTCAAACTGGCCAGAGTGGATTCTCTTTTCCATCCTATCATGATCTTCTTGATAGGTATGAGTACCATCATTTGCGTGTATGTAGGTGGCCAAGAGGTAATGGCGGGAAAGATTAGCCTTGGGGTGATAGCAGAGTTCGTGATGTATGTTTACATGTTGACTTGGCCCATGACCGCATTAGGTTGGACCTCCGGACAGATACAAAGGGCTGCCGCCTCGCAGAAAAGGATAAATGAGTTCTTGAGGTTAAATAATGACATTATATCCACAGAGAATTTGAAGGTGGATATTCAGGGAGGCATTAGATTTGAGCATGTTTCCTTCGTATATCCAGATACTGGAATAAAAGCTTTGGACAATGTTAGCTTTGAGATCTTGCCGGGAGAGAGTGTAGCTATCATAGGTACCACGGCATCCGGTAAGAGTACTTTGGCAAACCTTATCCTCCGACTGTTCGACATTCAGGAGGGTCAAATCTACATAGACGGTATAGAGTTGAAGAAATTAGATCTGTCGTATTATAGATCACAGTTGGGCTACGTAACCCAAGAAGTTTTCCTTTTTTCTGATACTATCACGAATAATGTGAAGTTTGGCAAGGAAGATGCCACAGATGAGGAAGTAGTCAAGGCTACCCAGGAAGCGGAAGTGTATCACAATATCATGGGATTTCCTGAAGGATTTAACACCAAAGTGGGCGAGAGGGGAATTACCCTTTCCGGTGGTCAGAAGCAGAGAATCTCCATAGCTCGGGCCTTGATCAGGAAACCTCAGGTGCTTTTGTTGGATGATAGTCTCTCAGCAGTAGATACGGTTACTGAAAATAGGATACTGCACCATTTGAAGGGTATAGGTAAAACCACCATTCTGATTTCTCACCGCATCTCTAATGCCCGACTAGCAGATAAGATCATTCTTATGGATGAGGGCAAAGTGATAGACGTAGGTACGCACGAAGAGCTGCTTAGCAAAGGAGGCTTATATGCCGAATTGCATGAAAGCCAAAGCAGTGAATCTCTTACTCTTGATTCTTGA
- the mltG gene encoding endolytic transglycosylase MltG: MTKKRKLFTHFLVLFSTVAASFAFYLWQVYSSPNLNVDGKETFVLYIPEGSDYNQVLDSLRSHNIIHNEIAFGFLTKRKGYREEIKAGRYEIPPNSSNNTIISKLLAGRQDPVKLTFNNIRTKEDLVRKIGSRLAFNGEELLAKLQDEDTANKYGFKSETFMNMFLPDTYFIYWTVTPDAFLDRMHSEYKKFWTEERKAKAESIALSPDQVGILASIVQSETNKKDEMPVVAGVYMNRLRIGMPLQADPTVKFAVGDFSLKRILHKHLSIDSPYNTYKNTGLPPGPIALPERVALDAVLNYQKHNYTYFSAKEDFSGYHNFAENFNEHIKNAQRYQTALNQRGIR, encoded by the coding sequence ATGACTAAGAAAAGAAAACTGTTCACCCATTTCCTGGTTTTGTTCTCCACGGTAGCCGCGTCCTTTGCGTTCTACTTATGGCAAGTGTATTCCAGTCCTAATTTGAACGTAGACGGGAAGGAAACCTTTGTTCTCTATATCCCTGAAGGTTCAGATTATAACCAGGTCCTTGACTCCTTAAGAAGCCATAATATCATCCACAATGAGATAGCCTTTGGCTTCTTAACCAAAAGAAAAGGATACAGAGAGGAAATCAAGGCGGGTAGATATGAAATCCCCCCAAATTCTTCTAACAATACCATCATTTCCAAATTATTAGCAGGTAGACAGGATCCTGTAAAGCTGACTTTCAACAATATCAGAACCAAAGAAGATTTAGTAAGAAAGATAGGTTCAAGGTTAGCCTTTAATGGTGAAGAACTTTTGGCAAAACTACAAGATGAAGATACGGCTAACAAATACGGTTTTAAATCGGAAACCTTCATGAACATGTTCTTACCGGACACGTACTTCATCTATTGGACCGTAACGCCTGATGCCTTCTTAGACAGAATGCATTCGGAATATAAGAAGTTTTGGACGGAAGAGAGAAAAGCCAAAGCAGAAAGCATAGCATTGAGTCCGGATCAAGTGGGCATCCTGGCTTCTATAGTTCAAAGTGAGACGAACAAAAAAGATGAAATGCCGGTTGTAGCGGGAGTGTATATGAATCGTCTACGTATAGGAATGCCTTTACAAGCAGACCCCACGGTTAAGTTTGCTGTAGGAGATTTTAGTCTGAAAAGAATTCTGCATAAGCATCTTAGTATAGATTCCCCATACAATACCTATAAGAACACAGGCCTACCTCCGGGACCCATAGCATTACCGGAAAGAGTAGCCTTAGATGCGGTATTGAATTATCAAAAACATAACTATACTTATTTTAGTGCCAAAGAAGATTTCTCAGGATATCATAATTTTGCAGAAAACTTCAATGAGCATATTAAGAATGCTCAAAGGTACCAAACAGCTTTAAATCAAAGAGGAATTCGCTAA
- the hisS gene encoding histidine--tRNA ligase encodes MSKPSLARGTRDFGPEVMAKRNFIFDNIKKVYKKFGFLPLETPSIENLSVLMGKYGEEGDQLLFKILNSGDFAKDITEDSLTKGSKEVLKRISEKGLRYDLTVPFARYVAMNRQQLAIPFKRYQIQPVWRADRPQKGRYREFYQCDADVVGTDSLICEAEIVLMLHEVFAALGLTEFVVKINNRKVLAGIAEAVGAAGKEADLSVAIDKLDKIGKEKVEAELVERGFTPENIAALQPLFSLSEEKDIFSFLKTWLKDSATGLKGVEELESIWTLVDHLGLTSPKIEFDPSLARGLSYYTGAIFEVKALNVSIGSISGGGRYDNLTGSFGVNGMSGVGISLGVDRIYDVMEELKLFPEALNYSSTSVMVTNFGEDTLASSLGILSEIRNAGISAEIYPDSAKMKKQFEYADKKGIPFVVIVGTEEIEKGQYQLKNMINGEQSALSLQDIIHKVND; translated from the coding sequence ATGTCAAAACCCAGTCTGGCCAGAGGAACGCGCGATTTTGGACCTGAAGTAATGGCCAAAAGAAACTTCATCTTTGATAACATCAAGAAAGTTTATAAGAAATTTGGATTCCTTCCCCTCGAAACTCCTTCCATAGAAAACCTTTCCGTGTTAATGGGGAAGTATGGAGAAGAGGGCGACCAACTCCTATTCAAAATCCTCAACTCCGGTGATTTCGCTAAAGACATCACTGAAGATTCCCTTACCAAGGGTTCAAAAGAGGTGCTTAAAAGGATCTCAGAAAAAGGGCTAAGGTATGACTTGACTGTTCCTTTTGCCCGTTATGTGGCTATGAACCGTCAACAATTAGCCATACCTTTTAAAAGATACCAAATCCAACCCGTTTGGAGAGCAGATCGTCCACAAAAAGGCAGGTACAGAGAATTCTACCAATGTGACGCAGACGTGGTGGGCACAGATTCTCTCATTTGCGAAGCGGAAATCGTCTTGATGCTTCACGAGGTTTTTGCAGCCTTAGGACTGACGGAATTTGTAGTAAAGATCAATAATCGTAAGGTACTAGCCGGTATAGCTGAAGCAGTAGGTGCAGCAGGAAAAGAAGCAGACCTGAGCGTAGCCATTGATAAATTAGACAAAATAGGTAAGGAAAAAGTAGAAGCCGAGCTAGTAGAGAGAGGATTTACACCGGAAAACATTGCCGCTCTACAACCGCTCTTTTCCCTTTCAGAAGAAAAAGACATCTTCTCCTTCCTAAAAACCTGGTTGAAAGATTCTGCAACCGGACTTAAGGGCGTAGAAGAATTGGAAAGCATTTGGACCTTAGTAGACCACCTAGGTCTTACATCTCCAAAAATAGAATTTGACCCATCACTAGCCAGAGGATTAAGCTACTATACTGGAGCCATTTTTGAAGTGAAAGCCCTGAATGTAAGCATAGGTAGTATCTCAGGTGGTGGAAGATATGATAATTTGACCGGCAGTTTTGGTGTAAACGGTATGTCCGGCGTAGGAATCTCCCTAGGTGTGGATAGAATCTATGACGTAATGGAAGAGTTGAAACTTTTCCCTGAAGCCCTGAACTACTCTTCCACTAGCGTTATGGTGACAAATTTCGGTGAGGATACTTTAGCTAGTAGCTTAGGTATACTTTCTGAAATAAGAAATGCAGGGATCAGCGCGGAAATCTATCCGGATAGTGCCAAAATGAAGAAACAATTTGAGTATGCAGACAAAAAGGGAATACCTTTTGTAGTGATTGTAGGCACAGAAGAGATAGAAAAAGGTCAATACCAATTGAAAAACATGATAAATGGGGAGCAATCCGCCTTATCCCTTCAAGACATAATCCATAAAGTCAATGACTAA
- a CDS encoding YihY/virulence factor BrkB family protein produces the protein MLKKIKKILRPLKNYLDTVYPFGSVISVYRFLQIIWNNIITFDLDQRATSVAFSFLLAVFPGILFLFTLIPYIPIDHLDIQIMDFSRNLMPEGLYDVVAQTIYEIISRPRGDILSFGFFFSLYAATNGINSLTNAFNGALEKKKDRGFMRSRGTAALVLVLLVTVLVISVVILIAGKIVLNYIARAGILDDQINIWGIRTLGYLSIFFIFYFGIACLYYFAPAMDKKIRFFNFGAFFSSVLSILATNLFSYYLENFSSYNKLYGSIGTLIAIMVWTYLICLILILGFEINVDLRAEKYKIKNQE, from the coding sequence ATGCTGAAGAAAATAAAGAAAATACTTCGCCCCTTAAAGAATTATCTGGATACCGTATATCCATTTGGATCTGTTATATCCGTATACAGATTCCTACAGATCATTTGGAACAACATCATCACCTTTGATTTGGATCAAAGAGCTACATCGGTGGCTTTTAGCTTCCTATTGGCGGTATTCCCCGGCATACTTTTCCTTTTTACACTCATTCCTTATATTCCTATTGATCATTTAGATATCCAAATTATGGATTTCAGTAGGAACCTGATGCCGGAGGGACTTTATGATGTAGTAGCACAAACCATCTACGAAATCATCAGCAGACCCAGAGGAGATATCTTGTCCTTCGGTTTTTTCTTTTCACTATATGCTGCCACTAACGGCATTAATTCATTGACCAATGCCTTTAACGGAGCACTGGAAAAGAAGAAAGACAGAGGCTTTATGCGCTCCAGAGGAACAGCTGCGCTAGTACTGGTGCTCTTGGTCACCGTTTTGGTAATCTCTGTAGTAATACTGATTGCAGGAAAGATAGTACTGAACTATATTGCCCGTGCGGGGATTTTGGACGATCAAATCAATATTTGGGGAATCAGAACCCTGGGCTATTTATCCATCTTCTTCATCTTTTACTTTGGTATAGCTTGTCTATACTACTTCGCACCGGCCATGGACAAGAAGATCCGTTTCTTCAATTTTGGGGCATTCTTCTCCTCTGTGCTTAGTATCTTAGCTACCAACTTATTCTCTTACTATCTGGAGAATTTTAGCTCGTACAATAAGCTTTATGGCTCTATCGGTACCTTGATTGCCATCATGGTTTGGACCTATTTGATTTGTCTTATCCTTATTTTAGGATTCGAAATCAATGTAGACTTAAGAGCCGAGAAATATAAGATCAAGAATCAAGAGTAA